A section of the Calditerrivibrio sp. genome encodes:
- a CDS encoding TrkA family potassium uptake protein, which produces MKKNKDVLVIGLGIFGYEVAYQLAKHGNNVLAIDKNPDIINQIKDYVDEAIIADASSEDTLKELMISKYDLIVVGLSSNFESLILCVTHLKKLGAKKIIAKANNEIQKEILYKIGVDEVILPEKEVATKLAEKVSKPTIIEMFHMYDDTTVATVKVPQHFIGKSLKEIDLRNRYSLNAVIIRRDGNSKTIKDPDIIFEEGDEIVVIGDEEKIKETF; this is translated from the coding sequence ATGAAAAAAAATAAAGATGTACTTGTAATTGGTTTAGGTATCTTTGGTTATGAAGTAGCATATCAATTAGCCAAACATGGTAATAACGTTTTGGCCATTGATAAAAACCCTGACATCATAAATCAAATAAAAGATTATGTAGATGAAGCTATTATAGCTGATGCTTCATCGGAAGATACTTTAAAAGAATTGATGATTTCTAAATACGATCTTATAGTAGTTGGCTTAAGCAGCAATTTTGAAAGCCTAATCCTATGCGTAACTCATCTTAAGAAATTGGGAGCTAAAAAGATCATAGCAAAAGCAAATAACGAAATACAAAAAGAGATACTTTATAAAATAGGTGTAGATGAGGTAATACTACCAGAAAAAGAGGTAGCAACAAAGCTTGCTGAAAAAGTATCAAAACCCACTATCATAGAGATGTTCCACATGTATGATGATACAACTGTTGCCACAGTAAAAGTACCACAACATTTTATAGGCAAATCATTAAAAGAGATTGATCTACGGAATAGATATAGCTTAAATGCGGTTATTATAAGAAGAGATGGGAATTCTAAGACAATCAAGGACCCCGACATTATTTTCGAAGAGGGTGATGAAATAGTAGTGATCGGAGATGAAGAAAAAATCAAAGAAACCTTTTAA
- a CDS encoding potassium transporter, whose amino-acid sequence MSRPNIWSYFTFTFLTLILAGTLILKLPMMYKGDLSFIDALFTSTSAVCVTGLSVTNTSNFTILGQIVIIVLIQLGGLGIMILTTSIFLFIRGELNLKQRLVVTNLTDIFSMNEAEYIVRYIIFYTFLIEFIGFIFLTFGFWLDGYTIVNAFYYGLFHSISAFCNAGFSPFDNSLIGMNWVIKLTIMILIIFGGLGFYVIYDIHQYLLKGGRLKNHTKIVTISTLLLILFGFIVFNILEHEMDIIDGFFQSVTARTAGFNSVDLTNLTQISKFTLIILMIIGASPGGTGGGIKTSTFALALLSIVNILKGVNRLVIFKREVPNFQILRSFSLIAAYIFVLVTSTLAMLYFYNYDFMDMLFEVASALGTVGLSLGITSKIGTEGKLILIFCMFIGRIGTSALISSLLGYEKTNKINYPQEKIILG is encoded by the coding sequence ATGTCTAGACCCAATATTTGGAGCTATTTCACTTTTACATTTCTCACCCTAATATTAGCCGGAACATTAATATTAAAATTACCGATGATGTACAAAGGTGATTTAAGCTTTATTGATGCCCTATTTACATCAACATCTGCCGTTTGTGTAACTGGACTATCCGTAACTAACACATCAAATTTTACAATACTGGGCCAGATAGTTATCATAGTACTGATACAATTAGGTGGTTTAGGTATAATGATTTTAACAACCTCAATATTCCTTTTTATTAGAGGAGAGCTAAATCTTAAACAGAGACTTGTGGTCACTAACCTAACGGATATTTTCTCCATGAACGAAGCGGAATATATCGTAAGATATATCATCTTTTATACTTTTTTGATAGAGTTTATCGGGTTTATTTTTTTGACATTTGGTTTCTGGTTGGATGGATATACGATAGTGAATGCCTTTTATTATGGTTTATTCCATTCAATCTCAGCTTTTTGCAATGCCGGATTTTCACCTTTTGATAATAGCTTAATAGGAATGAACTGGGTAATCAAACTCACTATAATGATATTGATCATTTTTGGTGGGTTGGGGTTTTATGTTATCTACGATATCCATCAATATCTATTAAAAGGTGGCAGATTAAAAAACCATACAAAAATTGTTACTATTTCTACATTATTACTTATCTTATTTGGTTTTATAGTATTCAATATTTTAGAACATGAAATGGATATCATCGATGGCTTTTTCCAGTCAGTCACAGCAAGAACTGCTGGATTTAATTCTGTAGATCTGACCAACTTAACCCAAATCAGTAAGTTTACTTTAATAATACTAATGATCATAGGAGCTTCACCTGGTGGTACAGGTGGAGGTATAAAAACATCAACATTTGCTTTAGCGCTACTTTCTATAGTAAACATACTAAAAGGTGTGAATAGACTGGTCATTTTCAAAAGAGAAGTACCAAACTTCCAAATACTAAGATCTTTTTCCCTTATAGCTGCTTATATCTTTGTACTTGTCACATCTACCCTTGCTATGCTATATTTTTACAACTATGATTTCATGGATATGCTTTTCGAAGTGGCTTCAGCATTAGGTACTGTTGGACTTTCCCTTGGGATTACATCAAAAATTGGAACAGAAGGTAAGCTTATACTGATATTTTGTATGTTTATCGGTAGAATCGGTACAAGTGCCCTTATCTCATCCTTATTAGGATATGAAAAAACTAATAAAATAAATTATCCTCAAGAAAAAATTATACTGGGGTAA